TATAAGGAGGGAAAGTGAATTTCGGGACAAAGGAGTTTGAATTCCTTAACTTACTTTTCAAAAATCAATGATTGTGGAAGCATAAGAAGAAAGGATTTTTTTGACTTGAAACGCATTGTCCTAAAATCCTTAAATCAGCCTAATATTTTATTTAAAATAAGCAAAAACCTTTCACCCCTCCCATTTCCTCAACCTTCTTTTTAGGGTCAGATTATCCTCTTGCAGTTTTTCAATCTTATTCAAAAGATCGATCACTATCTCCACTCCATTTGGGCTGAGTTCCAAATCCTTGTACAGCCGGACCATCCGTTCCAATTGGCCAAGTTTCTCTTCTTCCAGATACAATTCTGATTCCTCTTCTACGACTTCGACCAATCCCAATTCCTGAAAAGAAAATATCAGCTTTGACTCAATATGGTGATATTGACA
This window of the Aquiflexum balticum DSM 16537 genome carries:
- a CDS encoding chaperone modulator CbpM; translation: MEETKYIAISTFCQYHHIESKLIFSFQELGLVEVVEEESELYLEEEKLGQLERMVRLYKDLELSPNGVEIVIDLLNKIEKLQEDNLTLKRRLRKWEG